One segment of Salvia splendens isolate huo1 chromosome 20, SspV2, whole genome shotgun sequence DNA contains the following:
- the LOC121782665 gene encoding uncharacterized protein LOC121782665 — translation MSSHFMIWNAQGIANATTQGSFKNMIDMYSVLFAAVLEPQTEPQPSFFSRRFGLQFRCSNTNGKIWIFSHRDWQVDVIDDSEQVLHVRVTAAIFPFSIYLSVVYAKCSREGRYDLWNKLRDISLATDGAPWLVGGDFNIFLLEEERRGSTTDRHGEMMDFADAVADCQLLDPGFDGPPFTWTRSGLWERLDRVLLGEHWTTVFAATRVTHLPRISSDHAPLLVRCQLTTQIPRPSFRFQNMWVRHHTFRDEITRVWAAETGFFGMLNLQFKLSRVKNFLKGWNREVFGNIFERLREAEEAVTVAQAAYDGDPTGAHRSELSRCTALYVLCTRMEEDFWKQKAAIRWAAGGQTLTSEDDIRQSAVGFFQQLLTTDVEQLEQPDLDLLSSLPDSVDREGLCAVPDSDEVRAAVFGISGDSASGPDDYLSRSLDRLVATHPDMEYRCARRAPAISHLSYADDIVIFVRAHRQSVERLVHCLDHYSAVSGQMVNKGKSHFYLFQKFDSWAAEVAEVLKPFEYWMRDLEQILARFGSRWTQQQWSQCSLRDAWERWT, via the exons ATGTCTAGCCATTTCATGATCTGGAATGCCCAGGGGATAGCGAACGCTACTACCCAAGGCAGTTTCAAGAATATGATCGATATGTATAGTGTGTTGTTTGCCGCAGTGCTTGAGCCTCAGACAGAACCCCAGCCTTCTTTCTTTAGTAGGCGCTTTGGGTTGCAATTTAGGTGCTCGAACACAAACGGCAAGATTTGGATCTTCTCTCACAGGGATTGGCAGGTCGATGTGATCGATGATTCCGAGCAAGTTCTTCATGTCCGAGTTACTGCTGCGATATTCCCTTTTTCAATCTATCTCTCCGTAGTGTAcgctaagtgctcgagggaggggaGATACGATCTGTGGAATAAGCTCAGGGACATCTCTCTAGCGACTGACGGGGCACCCTGGCTTGTTGGAGgcgacttcaacatcttcttgttggaggaagagagacgGGGCAGTACGACAGATAGGCATGGAGAGATGATGGACTTTGCTGACGCCGTTGCAGACTGCCAGCTCCTGGACCCAGGCTTTGATGGCCCACCTTTTACTTGGACGAGGAGTGGGCTCTGGGAGAGGTTGGACAGAGTCCTTCTAGGGGAGCATTGGACGACAGTCTTTGCAGCTACTAGGGTGACTCACTTGCCTAGGATCTCTTCAGATCATGCCCCTTTGCTCGTGCGATGCCAGCTCACTACCCAGATTCCGAGGCCATCCtttaggtttcagaacatgtgggtaCGGCATCATACTTTCAGGGATGAGATCACCAGAGTGTGGGCGGCGGAGACGGGCTTCTTCGGCATGCTcaatcttcagttcaaactcagcagagtgAAGAATTTTCTCAAAGGATGGAACAgagaggtctttgggaacatcttcGAGAGGCtgagggaggcagaggaggcaGTTACCGTTGCGCAGGCGGCTTACGACGGGGATCCCACGGGAGCCCATAGGAGTGAGCTCAGCCGATGCACCGCTCTCTATGTACTCTGcactaggatggaggaggatttctggaagcagaaggctgccattCGGTGGGCG gcaggaGGACAGACTCTCACGTCAGAGGACGATATCAGACAGTCGGCGGTAGGTTTCTTTCAGCAGCTGCTCACGACAGACGTTGAGCAGttggagcagccggaccttgATCTCTTGAGCAGCCTTCCAGACTCAGTGGACCGCGAGGGCCTCTGTGCAGTCCCGGACTCAGATGAGGTGAGAGCGgcggtctttggcatcagtggAGACAGCGCCTCTGGACCGGATG aTTATCTGTCGAGGAGCTTGGACAGGCTTGTGGCTACACATCCtgatatggagtatagatgtgctcgacgcgcgccggccatatcccatCTGTCTTATGCCGACGACATTgtcatttttgtcagggcgcacagacagtccgtggagaggctggtaCATTGTCTTGACcactattctgccgtgtcgggCCAGATGGTGAACAAGGGAAAGAGTCACTTCTATCTCTTTCAGAAGTTCGACTCTTGGGCGGCCGAGGTGGCAGAG gttcTGAAGCCGTTTGAGTACTGGATGAGGGActtggagcagatcttggccag gtttgggtcgagatggacgCAGCAGCAGTGGTCGCAGTGTTCACTTCGGGACGCATGGGAGCGGTGgacgtga
- the LOC121782666 gene encoding uncharacterized protein LOC121782666, which produces MSSHFMIWNAQGIANTTTQGTFKNMIDMYSILFAAVLEPQTDPQPSFFSRRFGLQFRCSNTNGKIWIFSHRDWQVEVIDDSEQVLHVRVSAAIFPFSIYLSVVYAKCSREGRYDLWNKLRDISLATDGAPWLVGGDFNIFLLEEERQGNTTDRHGEMMDFADAVADCQLLDPGFDGPPFTWTRSGLWERLDRVLLGEHWTTAFAATRVTHLPRISSDHAPLLVRCQLTAQIPRPSFRFQNMWVRHHTFRDQIARVWTAETGFFGMLNLQFKLSRIKGWNRETVRGEAGSLSGALFCRVGSDGEQRKESLLPL; this is translated from the exons ATGTCTTCTCATTTCATGATTTGGAATGCCCAGGGGATTGCGAACACTACTACCCAGGGCACTTTCAAGAATATGATCGATATGTACAGTATTTTGTTTGCCGCGGTGCTTGAGCCCCAGACGGATCCCCAGCCTTCTTTCTTCAGTAGGCGTTTTGGGTTGCAGTTTAGGTGTTCGAACACGAACGGTAAGATTTGGATTTTTTCTCACAGGGACTGGCAGGTCGAGGTCATTGATGACTCTGAGCAGGTCCTTCACGTCCGAGTTTCTGCTGCGATATTCCCTTTTTCAATATATCTCTCCGTGGTGTAcgctaagtgctcgagggaggggaGATACGATCTGTGGAATAAGCTCAGGGACATCTCTCTAGCCACTGACGGGGCCCCCTGGCTTGttggtggtgacttcaacatcttcttgttggaggaagagagacagGGCAACACGACAGACAGGCACGGAGAGATGATGGACTTTGCCGACGCCGTTGCAGACTGCCAGCTACTGGACCCAGGTTTCGATGGCCCGCCGTTCACTTGGACGAGGAGCGGGCTCTGGGAGAGATTGGACAGAGTCCTTCTTGGGGAGCACTGGACGACCGCCTTTGCGGCTACTAGGGTGACTCATTTGCCTAGGATCTCCTCAGATCATGCCCCTTTGCTTGTGCGGTGCCAGCTCACGGCTCAGATTCCGAGGCCTTCgtttaggtttcagaacatgtgggttAGGCATCACACCTTCAGGGATCAGATTGCCAGAGTGTGGACGGCGGAGACGGGCTTCTTCGGCATGcttaatcttcagttcaaactcagcagaaTTAAGGGTTGGAACagggag acagtccgtggagaggctggttcTTTGTCTGgagcactattctgccgtgtcgggtcagatggtgaacagaGGAAAGAGTCACTTTtacctctttga